The sequence below is a genomic window from Pseudorasbora parva isolate DD20220531a chromosome 4, ASM2467924v1, whole genome shotgun sequence.
gtgctgaagtactcctttaagctacaccttgttttgaataggcgacctctagtggtgaaaaactacatattgtgcctttaaagtgAGACACATCAACTAAGGGGACATTGACACAAAACCGTTTTGAACTAAAACCTTTTTTCATTTACACGACAATGGCATTTTGAGGGCGTTTTGAGGGGATTGCAAACTTTTGAATATCATCAACTGTTATGAAGTGCTCCAATACTTTTATTGAGGCAATCCAGAATCTTAATATATCAAACAAGCAGTTGGTCAAAACACAGGGCAGACAATCCAAATAAAAACAACAGGGCAGAACAGAAGAAAAAACAGGATAATCTAAGAAACAAGACAGGAGAGAAAAAGCAGTGTTAACACATACACGACTTCGCAACGAACGACTGAAAACACAGGGCTTATAAATGCAGAGTTAACAAGGTAAATAAGACACAGCTGAAAGTATTAGAAGCATAGTGAGTCcaggcaaaggattatgggaaaTGCAGTTCATGATAAGACAAAGGAGATGGAAGTAGTGCCCTCTGGTGGAGATCATAGGCACTCCAGCTGGTGGATGTGACAACGACACATTTCACGGATCTGTGTAAATGGGGATCATTGGGGATCAATgtgagctcgttgatagattaaacattcgccgtatccggtcggcaaaactcagaacacatcttccctttttaagaatgactccagtgctgttctttgttcttttctcagagaaaagcttaactccaagtcttctagagtcgcggtcaaagctgattctaaagaccgccgttcgccagtttctgtgtttactagaagcacgcaaacgcaactcggccgtcgtcattatggccccgcccaccgactctatacatgatgtgattggcctggcaagagtttGGTGATTacagatttgctgccgctagggtgcgtctaaatttctaggctagtagGATATACCACATAAATGACCttgtatttaaaaatgaatattgtTTTCAGATGGCGAGGACAGGAGGTGTCATAATCATCTTTGAAGTCGTCTTATCTGAGTGAACGATTGCTTCCTGACCCATCACAGAGTCATTGTAGCCATGACAAAACTGATCAACATAATAAAGCCACATCATTTAATGTCAGCCTAGACGAATTTACGAGCACTGATAAAAGCATATTACGTTTAGCAGCACAAATTACACTGAAAGATGCAAatcgaaaaagaaaaaaaaacattgataaaGAATGATTTTAAGTTACTTTCAGGCATTTGGGTAAAAGCTGGATATTTATCAGCGTTCGGAAGCAGTGCCAGGAAAGGAGCTGTCCTCAGAGATCTTTCCTGAGCAGGAATAATTAGTATAATGCATTAGATGAAACATCACGCTCATTTTTCAAATTTTGGTACACTAAAAGGGCTCATGAATGGCACACGTTTAATAAAACATCTAATAATAGACTAGATCTGTACTTTTTTTTGAAGTGAGAGGTTGTGCTTGCCTACACAAATATTGCTTCCAGGGTGTTATTATTGCTCCAGAGTCCAGACATTTTATTTGCAGTGTAATTAATGTGTTTTATATGCATATTGCATATAGTTCTACATGACGATGACCAACAGACAAGTTTGTACCGGACTAGAATTTGGGTCATGCTGATCAGACTTAAGTTTCATTTTCCGCTGGAAAGACACTGCTGACTCAGGCAGAGTATCAAACAGAGGTCATAAGGCACTAGGACGTCTGCCGGTCACGGCTGTCTGATCACTGCTGAGCTGCGATAATGACTGCAGAATATGTCTGTAATCAGCGATAAGGCCTTTAATGTTCTGTAAACGCGACAGGTACTAAAGTTTACAGGCCTAAAATTAAATGATAAACTTTGACTTTGAAAGGCAATAAGCATTGATCTTGATAACATCCCAGTGAAATAGTATTAAATTCCTAAAATCATTTTAGaacatcaatattttttttgtgtaaaatcTCAAAAATGTCTCGTTGAGAGCTTATAACAACATTACTGACCACTGATTGCGATCACTTTGGaaaattaaaatgatatatGCATTCTTTATCACTTTTTTCCCCACAtttcttgaacttgaacatttcTCATCAAGTTGGGATTATTAGGCCACTATGCAAGGCTTTATATTATTTACTAAACATcaaaaattaaagggatagttcacccatgttgttccaaacctgtatgagctTTCAGgggttgaacacaaaagaaggtattccatggaagtcaatgggtaccatcattcttcaaaatatcttcttttgtgttaaaCAGAAGAGAGAAACtcctacaggtttggaacaacatgaagaagagtaaattaactgtttatttttgggtgaactatccctttaagaaaccTCAGGAGAAACATATAAAGCAGTTGATTCTTAAGGGCAATTGTGCATTTCCTTTGGATAGGCCATATTTGGACATATTGTAAAGAAAAACACAATTAAGTACAGTATGCATTTGCAAAACACAGCAACATTTCGATTAAAATAAGAATACAGAAATATACCAGATCCATCACAATAATTCTTGTTAGGAATATATTTCAGCAGCCTTATTTTAGCAATGCTTGTCAACGCGATGAATCATTGGTAAGCATGCATGCAACAAAcctacatgtgtgtgtgtgtgtgtgtgtgtgtgtgtgtgtgtgtgtgtgtgtgtgtgtgtgtgtgtgtgtgtgtgtgtgtgtgtgtgtgtgtgtgtgtgtgtgtgtgtgtgtgtgtgtgtgtgtgtgtgtgtgtgtgtttgcgcgcGCGCAATAGGCCTACTTAAGAGAGGACGTGACACGAGGCCGGCGGTGCCATTGATTCAATTTAATTTGCGCACCTCTGTCACAGGGTGCCAAAGACGGATTTACCAGTGGCCGGGCtgtttaaattacttttaaatcaTAAAAGCAGCGCACCGGACGAGGGGAGGGAGAGGCAGAGGTTGCTGGGAATATGCGGAGAGCACTTGATTTCTCTTGTGCAAATTAGCTACAAGCTGTGTGTCAAAACACATGAGCTGCCTACCTGGACAGCATGGTAGacataagataagataagataagataagataagataagataagataagataagataagataagataagataagataacataagataagataagataagataagataagataagataaataataataataataataataataatattattattattattaataataaaaaacatttagacAGATCTTAATGGAAAACAATCGTCTTgtataaatgctttttttttttttactttttttttcacgCACAATGCAATAATATGTACAATATTTAGGCCTACTATAAAAACGGGGACAATCAAAGACATGTCCGATGTAGACTGCTTCCCCAAACATGCTGTCTATGAAGGCAGCACACTAGGTGTTGAGTCGCAGCCTGATTTAGCGTCACATTTACGGTGTGAAGGGGCGATGCTCCAATCTTCTCGGGTCAAGGCGAAAGCGTCAGGGTTTCGGCCTCACGTCGCCTGTGCAGAGACTGTTTTCCATGTTATTAATCCACCGTCCACAggcaatatttaaaataacagttgcGAATTGCAATTCATTTCGTCTCGATTTATTGCGTGTTTACGACAAGCAGGTCATGGATAGAATTGTTTTGAATGAATTCcctttatttcatttatttattgtagCTATATAggtttattttcattatttgttttatttcctCATATAATGTATACTTAGTGTTTCCACTTATACAAACGAGTGAAGAAGAGCCTGTAtttaggctacttcaacattgtgcgATGATTATTTCGGCTGGCGCACGATCTTAATGCGGTCtaaaattgtttgtttttacataaACATACTATTCTGTCTTAATTTATTATAAGGCATCttaatatatatactgtaataaaCACCCATAAATTAGCAACGTATTGTATTTTCGAGGTGATGATGATCTAGAAAAGATAAATTCATGCCGTACAAGCAGTGAttgttattttaatgtattgtgtgaaaaaataaataaaacaaaaataaaaaattgggtATGCATGCTGCTGTTACTTTATTGAGATATTTGACCTTAAATGCTTAATTTGTTTGAAAAAGTCAAACAATCTGGTGAATTTATATGTTGATGTCACCATATGGTAACTGTTAGGTTATGTGACAAAACACTTTTTAATTATCCCATTTAATGCTGTGAACAATTGACGTATTATTCAGGTTAATCAATAATTTTACGAACTATAAAGTCATAAAGTTAAATTATCTTGATATCACAGTGGAGATTCTTTAAATAAGCAGGTAGTAAAAAGTATTAGATCACATTATTATGTAGGCTACACACCTTAGACAATTGCtcagtgagattttttttttttcatatcatctgagatactgaataataatactactaattattattattattattattattattattacatttgaaTTATATAGCaccaaatacatattttaaggTCTCACATATAGTAGAAGCATAATAAtcttacaaaatatataaacgcgacaataatttattattattatattattattattatgtcctGTATTAATGTATTTAGATGATTTTTAGATGACTTAGGGATATATTGGGAGTTAACGGGAAGCCTTGAGAAACGCTTGGTTTCAGGTACTTACTTCGCAAGCGTCTTTGCTGTTGTTTGAGGAACAAGTCTCAGTCCAAGGACGCGCTCGAAGTGTCTGTAGTACATTATGATTAGTTAATTAGAAAACTGTCAAGTGATCTACTCCCGCAGGACATCCTCTGCAGCCAATCAGCGCTCGCAAAGGCGTTATGACTGAGATGTGAACGCGCGGAGAGGTTCAGAGAGCAGAGTAGATGACTGAGATACTGTTCTAAACAAGAGAGAGCTGTGTTGTGGTAAGATTACGCGCTCGTGTCCTTTGGGCGCATTTTATGCGTACAAGTTTATTAATTATAGACATTTTGGTCGTCTCATGGGCCGAGTTCCAAATATCAGTTAGACTGAGCTCTGCATATCCCACAAGTTATAAATAGAGAAGAAAGTATTAGTAATCGTGTTAAAACGCATGCATCTGTGCGTAAAACACAGCTATCCACGTGTTTTCCTGCAACTCCAAACAAACTAGAAGCGTTGCAATGGAAAAATCAAAGAACTTCAGGATCGACGCTCTTCTTGCTGAAGAACCACATCGAGGGACCCGAGAAATATCACCTGGACAGAGTAGCGACAGCCCGACGGGTAGCCCGGTGTCCTGCAGGCGCGCAGACACTCCGTCCCCTCGCGGAACACCCGGCGCCATACACCTCCAAACCGGAATCATACCTAAACCAGGGCTGCTCAATCTCCCACACCCGGGACTCACTTCAATTCCAGGCATGTACACGACACCCATGTACCACCTTTCAGCGTTGGGAGGTCAGCATCCAGCCCTGGCGTACTCGGGTTTTACGCAGCCGTACCCGGAGCAGCTGAAGGCGGCGGCGATGGCCGGATCTTTACCGCTGGAGCACTGGATACGAGCTGGCATCATGGTACCAAGACTGCCCGATTACACCTGTGAGTGGGGTAGCATTCAGATGAGTGGGTAACACTTTGTTAAATCATTACTAAACATTTCACAATCATTGTTCATAGGAAATCGAATATGATTCACGAGAGTTGTATGAAATGTCTAACTATCTGAATGCATTAATAATATGTTAAGCATTAAATGGTTGACTCATGTTTGCTATTCTTATTAATGAAATTTGAGCGGCGCACCATAACACTTCGTTTATCATAATGCTAAACTCTTTCAAAAGTTGCCCTATATTTACATAACAACAGGCCTGTATATTAATTGCATATGAAATTaggatttaaaatatatcaatcCGATTCTTGACATGTTTACCTGCTGAAatatcaataaattatatttattattatcccTATTTGTGGTTCTAACTGGACTTTGATTTTCAAAATCAGAAATTTCTTAATCCGTAATGGTGCTTTTTTAAAGTACTCATAATGCGCATTGCACGTGAGCAAATTAAACATGTTCTGTAATTAAAAACCACAACAGCGTCTAATGTAAATAGAAAAAGTAGAAGAAAGTAGAATAAGCTGTCACTGGACGTTTTCTCCAAAGCACGCAGAGTACATACATTGTGCCTCTCCATCATTATGGCATCATTACTGTCATGCACCAAAATTGTGTTGCATTACCGCCATTGTCGGTTTGAAAGCAAACATTGTAAAAGCTCATGAAATCCTTTTCAGCATAATCAAAGGTGAGGAAAAGCAAACAGGGAGAGAGATGTGCTTACACACCTGCGACTCTTGAAAGACACGGAGTTAATTTGTCACTAAGCAATTAGGATGTTTATTGCTCATGTTTGATGGATTATTAAACTGAAATCATGGTGGTCACATGTGGGAAAATGAGTTTGCTGAATTACAAATGCAATCAAGGTGGCTAAATGATAAGGAAAATATgactatatacagtatattagtTATTCCTACATGAATTTGCAATTAAAATTGCTTTTAAATTTAAAccagacattttaaaaatataatatatatataaaacaaatataataatatgttgTAAACAAACCAATAGCCaatatatttgatcatatttaacaGACATTACACTCTTCATAGACATGattgaaatattatattatcctTGGATAGTTAAAGAAACAACAACTCAACAATAAAGTCATTTTGACACTGTGTGAACAATGGTCCGCATAGTGTTACCAGGATTTACATCaaactgtaataatataattttatttttggcttCTTTATAAAGCCATAAATGTCAGCTCGATGGAATTTGtctttgtgtgagagagaaactATAAACAAACACCTTAAACATACTGTAGTTCATCAATAAAATCCAAAAAGCGTTCATTGAATTTTCATTAAGTTAATGGCTTGCTCTTGCATTTTATGACCGCCCAGCCCTGCTTCCACTGTGTTTAACAATAAGCTCCAGTAAAGCTATTATGGTAAATGATAGCTACAAATTCTAGGCTttcgtttctctctctctttctctgtgtgtgtgtgtgtgagtgtgtgtgcgcgcccaaCCCCACAAGTCCTTGACATTATataaaagagacaaaaaatCTCATAAAAATAAACTAGACGTGGATTACAGTATCTTGCATCCCTTTTGGCTGGTACTTAATTTTTATATACAGGCACAAAAGGCCTCTTATTAATTTGGAAAAGATTTACAGTTCTAGCAATGACGTTACTGCAGGCATATAAGTAAAAATGCTGCTACGTTTATGCCCTTAGTTTAAAGTTTATATTAGATCAGCATAAAGCTATGTTAAACAGCAGCAGAATATTAGCATTGTACAAGCATAACCAAAATCTCTACACAAAATgtatcactgtaaaaaaacgatgttaaataagttatgacaacatgctCTTACATTGCTTTTACTCATCAAAATAAGGTAAGcattttttaagtcagttttaatgtaatttaagttgaaatgacttaaacatctaatttgactgtacttaaAAAATTTAAGGTAGCACATATTTTAAGTGCACACAGATGTGGGTCTTTTTGACCTGGACCAAtatgaaaaacaaaatataatgaattaaatggtttttttttttgatggtcTTTTTCATGTGTAAACTGCCTATTAATGTCCTCATTCATTGGGTTTGTCTTACAGCCGCCCCCCAGTCCGGTTTGATGGGTAAATGTCGTAGGCCACGGACAGCATTCACCAGTCAACAACTACTGGAGCTGGAGAACCAGTTTAAACATAACAAATACCTTTCCAGACCCAAACGCTTCGAAGTGGCCACATCGCTCATGCTGACTGAAACACAGGTAACAATGAAAGTGAGCGAGTGGAAGAGTTTTTATATGCAGTATACCACAGTTCAGTGATTATCGTATTTACACTATTGTACACTAGTTTGGggtcataaaaaaatgtatgtgtatTAAAATGTGGTATTAAAATGTggtattaaatactttttattcAGTAAGCGTGCATTATATTGCTCAAAAGTGACAAAAGTAACAGGAAAGACATACCAAAGATTTTTATttctaataaatgctgctcCTTTGGACTTTCTATCCCATACAGCAGCATAGTTTTGGCCCAGATCCAGCCCACATCTGGTGCGTGTTGTATCCACATGTAGCAGATGTGGCCCAGATTTGGGATGACTTTATTTGGCTGTCTAGGATGCATATTAAatataaagcagcacaactgttttcaacataataatgataaatattttttgagcagcaaatcatcctatcagaatgatttctgaaggatcatgtgacactgaagggtggagtaatgatgctgaaaattcagctttgcatcacaggaataaattacattttaaaaatatagtaaaatagaaaacttttaaattgtaataatattttacaatattactttttactgtatttttgattaaataaaagcAGCCTTGGTGCGCATAAGAGACTACTTTTGAAAACATGAAAGAAGACTCAAAATGTATTCACTGTGGTATTCAAATTCTACTCTTTGGTtagagaaagaaaataaaaataaacattgatATAGTATCACCTAGTGTCCACAATTTGCTGATATCTTTGTGTGTAAAATAGGTCAAGATCTGGTTCCAGAACCGGCGAATGAAGTGGAAACGCAGTCGTAAGGCTAAAGAACAGGCCGCACAGGTCGAGGTCGAACGCCAACGTGGGGGAACCAAATCGACCAATGAGAGGCCAGGAAGGGACGGCCGCAGGGCTCTCGCTCAGAGTTTGGAGGAGCACGAGGAAGAGGACGATCTTGACGAGGACGATGAAGAAGATGAGGCGGAAGGGCCACACAAGTTCATAAGCGACAGCCTTAATGTACCACGTTCCACAGACTTTCTGCACCACACATCTGCATTAGGATACCACGCCGACAGCCCGTTCTCCGAGGACGACATGGAGGAGGAGGTGGGAGGCGGCGATAGGAAGATTGGGGCAGGGTTATGAAAAGATTTCCAAATGGAAACAGAGACTGCATGGACTCACGGCAGCATTACAGTCCTGTGCTGTGGTCTGACTATGGCAATGGTAAGATTAAAACACTGAGACTATAAAAGCCAACCAAGTACAGTACAGAGGGACTTCATTGGCGGCAGAGGTGGCAGAGAATCTTATACAAAGTAGACATTTAATATTACATATAACAAGCATGtaagctctgttccaaaacctgtAGACAGCCTTTAAGGCATCACAGTATATATGttcaaacgtttttttttttaaagaaataaatacttcatgaattttattcagcaagggtgcattaaattgatcaaaagtgacagaacttttgttctttttgtagcctgacaagccagacccacatcaagatgtttggtctggaaactcaccattgacagggctcaatctgaggggcgggataaacggttgtctttcagactccctctgcacgcgataggatagcgctacaccaaccagagcaacaaagaagGCGAAGTgtagctagttgacagattaaactttcgccatatctggtcggcaaaagtctgaacacatcttcccttccgaagaatgacttcagtgccgttcttttttttttttcaaagaaaagcttaactctaagtcttccagagtcgcggtcaaagctgattcgagtagtacgcaactcggccgtcattatgttaagcccgcccaccgactctatacaccatgtgattggcctgaccagagtttggtttttaccgctcagaactgtattaagagttgctagatgacactcgcggcagattggATTACTACGctagttcttttgaacctttaagttacattttaaaatacattcaaaaaatttattgtaataaaattgAACAACATagcatttgttttttgtttttatttccacgataaaaaatgcataatttaagaatatcttacaaaaacatgaaattaaatattttgatcaataatgcattattactccaatagcaaaaaataataatagtaaacaGCTTAAAATTGTATCTTTGCAACATACTAATGTTAACCGCTATTATATATTATTGAAGCTATTATAGTGTGGCACACAGAGATGTTCCCTATGAAGAGCGTTTCAAATCAAACACACGGTTTTATTTTAACTACAAGGCAGCTGCCTATGTCGGCAGAaaggcagctcactaggttttggaacagagctttTGATTCATTGTTTCAGCAAAacttaaatgttaatttattattttttgttaattgtaaaTAGCATCAGATGTTCTGTGACATGCTTACATCCGTAGAGTTTTTGCAGCAAAacactt
It includes:
- the mnx2b gene encoding motor neuron and pancreas homeobox 2b isoform X1 gives rise to the protein MEKSKNFRIDALLAEEPHRGTREISPGQSSDSPTGSPVSCRRADTPSPRGTPGAIHLQTGIIPKPGLLNLPHPGLTSIPGMYTTPMYHLSALGGQHPALAYSGFTQPYPEQLKAAAMAGSLPLEHWIRAGIMVPRLPDYTCEWGSIQMTAPQSGLMGKCRRPRTAFTSQQLLELENQFKHNKYLSRPKRFEVATSLMLTETQVKIWFQNRRMKWKRSRKAKEQAAQVEVERQRGGTKSTNERPGRDGRRALAQSLEEHEEEDDLDEDDEEDEAEGPHKFISDSLNVPRSTDFLHHTSALGYHADSPFSEDDMEEEVGGGDRKIGAGL
- the mnx2b gene encoding motor neuron and pancreas homeobox 2b isoform X2; the encoded protein is MEKSKNFRIDALLAEEPHRGTREISPGQSSDSPTGSPVSCRRADTPSPRGTPGAIHLQTGIIPKPGLLNLPHPGLTSIPGMYTTPMYHLSALGGQHPALAYSGFTQPYPEQLKAAAMAGSLPLEHWIRAGIMVPRLPDYTSAPQSGLMGKCRRPRTAFTSQQLLELENQFKHNKYLSRPKRFEVATSLMLTETQVKIWFQNRRMKWKRSRKAKEQAAQVEVERQRGGTKSTNERPGRDGRRALAQSLEEHEEEDDLDEDDEEDEAEGPHKFISDSLNVPRSTDFLHHTSALGYHADSPFSEDDMEEEVGGGDRKIGAGL